Genomic segment of Cytobacillus suaedae:
TCATTAGAGAAGCGGGAACAGGACTCATAACAGGAAGTGTTTGTGGCATACTTATAATGGGGATAGTCTTTTTCTGGAAATCAAACTTATTTTTAGGAATGTTAGTTGGATTATCTGTTCTCATCACCCTAATTGTAGCTACACTGGCTGGAGCTCTTGTTCCATTAATTATGCATAAGTGTAAGGTTGACCCGGCGGTTGCTTCTGGTCCTTTTATTACAACCATTAATGATATTATTAGTATCTTAATTTATCTAGGGTTAGCAACCGTATTTATGAATTTCTTATTATAAGTGAAGTAGTTTTGTTCGAAGAGGAGGTAATTTTATGGAACATGGAGCATCCGTAACTTCATTAGTTATCGTTCTTGTTGTTGCATTTTTAACACCAATTGTTTTGCATAGGTTGAAATTAAATATAATTCCAGTTGTAGTTGCTGAGATTATTGTTGGTCTCATAATAGGGAAAAGTGGTTTTGATATTGTTCATCAAGATATTTGGCTTGAAACATTGTCCATGCTTGGATTTATCTTTTTAATGTTTTTAAGTGGCCTTGAGATAGACTTCTCGGCATTCGCACGTGGGAAGAAAAAAGAAAAGCTTCCAAATGGTAATGATGCACCAAACACTTTTGTTGTATCGACCATAGTGTTTATAGGTATATTTGGTTTATCACTGTTATTATCGTATATTTTTGTTTGGTTAGGCTTTACTGATAATGTCTTTTTAATGACGCTTATTATATCAACAATATCACTTGGTGTTGTTGTTCCAACCTTAAAAGATGCACAAATCATGAAGAAGAATATCGGGCAAATCATTTTACTTATTGCTGTTATAGCTGATCTTGTGACTATGGTATTACTTGCTGTTTTCGCATCGATATATGGTAAGGGCGACAGTAATATGTGGTTATTGCTCATCTTATTTGGTGCAGGGGTGTTATTATACTTTCTTGGAAAATACTTTAGAAATCAATCATTTATTGAAACGATGTCTAAAGGAACCATTCAAATCGGTACCCGTGCGATCTTTACTTTAATCATTGTATTAGTTGCTTTATCTGAATCAATTGGTGCAGAGAATATTCTAGGAGCATTTTTAGCAGGGGTGTTAGTATCCCTTTTATCTCCAAATTCAGATATGGTTCATAAACTAGATTCATTCGGTTATGGATTTTTAATCCCAATCTTCTTTGTAATGGTAGGGGTTCAGCTTGATGTTTGGTCATTATTTGAAGATCCGAAAATCTTGTTATTAATTCCATTATTATTTATCGCCTTAGTTATATCAAAGATGCTTCCAATTCTTTATTTAAGGAAGTACTATGATTGGAAAACAACGATTGCTGCCGGGGCATTATTAACATCTACCTTATCTCTTGTTATTGCAGCTGCAACAATCGGAGAAAGAATGGGAATCATTGATGCTCGAATGTCAGGTGCATTAATTTTAGTGGCGGTTATTACTAGCATCGTTACACCAATATGGTTTAAAAAGTTGTTTCCAAAGCAGGAGTCTAAAGGTCCGAAAATTAAGGTTGCCTTTATTGGTGCTAATCAAATGACTCTTCCTGTGACTAGAGAGCTAAATTCTCACCTGTATGAAACAACGATGTATCATGTTAAACAAGAAAAGAATGGGGAAAAGTTTTCTGATTCTGTGTTTAATATAGTAGAGGTTAGTGATTATAGAATTGAGACACTAAAAGAATTGAACGTTTTTGATGTTGATGTTCTTGTTGTTGCCATAGGGGATGATCAGAAGAACGGAGAAATTGCTGTATTTGCTAAGGAATTTGGAATCGAACGAGTCATTGCTCGTATTGAGACTCCAGATTTAAATAAATCCCTAAAAGAGCAAAATATAGAGGTATTCTCTATGCTCATGTCTACAACGACCTTACTAAGAGCATTGATTGAGGCACCGAGTGTCATGAATATCTTAACCAACCAAGAAACAACACTTTATCAAATTAATATGAATAATACTAAGTTTAATGGGGTGGCTCTACGAAACTTTCCATTTACAGGTGACGTTATTTTCGTTCGAATCTTTAGAGGGAAAGATTCCATTGTTCCTCATGGAGACACAGAACTTAAATTGGGAGATCGCTTGATCCTAACTGGCTCTCGTGAATATGTCGATGAATTGAAGGTTGAAATGGAATTTTCAAGAGGGTTATTGTAATTCTAAGAACTTCGCGTTTTATACAACGCGGAGTTTTTTTATGTTTGCAGAAGACTATGCTTTTTAAAAAGAACTATGCTATAATTATGACTAGGTACTAATAACTTGTGATAATCATAGGAGGATTTACGAATGACAATATCCTTAAAGGATCGTACATATGTAGTAATGGGAGTAGCAAATAAACGTAGTATCGCATGGGGGATTGCACGTTCTTTACATGATGCTGGTGCAAAATTGATTTTCACATATGCAGGTGAGCGTTTAGAGAAAAGTGTTCGTGAATTAGCTGATTCACTTGGACAAGAATCTTTAGTATTACCATGTGATGTTACAAATGATGAAGATATTAAGAAGTGCTTTGCTACAATCAAAGAAGAGGTAGGCTCAATTGATGGACTAGCTCATTGTATTGCTTTTGCAAACAAAGAAGAGCTTGAAGGCGATTATATGAATACAACACGTGACGGCTTCTTACTTGCACATAACATTAGCGCATACTCATTAACAGCTGTTGTTAAAGAAGCGAAGGACCTAATGTCTGAGGGTGGAAGTATTGTAACGCTTACTTATTTAGGTGGAGAGCGTGTTCTTCCTAACTATAATGTTATGGGTGTTGCTAAAGCTTCACTTGAAGCAAGTGTTAAATATTTAGCAAGTGACTTAGGTAAAAATGGCATCCGTGTAAACTCCATTTCAGCTGGACCAATTCGTACTCTTTCTGCAAAAGGTGTAAGTGATTTTAACTCAATTTTAAAAACAATCGAAGAAAAAGCTCCACTACGTCGTACAACGACTCAAGAAGAAGTTGGAGATACAGCAGTATTCTTATTTAGCCAATTATCTCGTGGTATTACGGGTGAAAATATCCATGTGGATTCTGGATATCACATTTTAGGATAACTATAAAGAGAAACAGTCACTACTCGTTAGGGTAGTGACTGTTTTGTTAGTGGAGTGAATTCACTCTCACCCGGTTTCATAATAAAAATTTTGCAGACGTTCTAGCTAATTCTTTACCATTATTTAAAATAACGATCTCATCATTGATATCTACGTAAACTGGCTTTTTCTTATTTTCCCCCTTTTGGAGAAATTCCTTAACATGCTTAAGGACGGGTGTTACTGGATTATTTGGCCTGGCAAGATAATAGCCCTGTCCAAAATCGATTCCAAGTTCCTTTACCTTTTCCAGTTCTTCAAACGTTTCAATACCTTCTGCTAGTACTTTGCTGTTCATTTTTTTCGCAAACATAACAAATGCCTCTAATATATTGTTCTTAACTTCAGTTTTATCAACTCCACTAATGAGCGAACGATCAACCTTAATATAGTCAGGTTCTAATTCAGAAATTGCCTGTAGAGAGGAATACCCCGCACCTGCATCATCAATCGCAATCTTAAACCCTTGGGAACGGTAGTGATTTAAGACTTCTTTAAAAGCTTGAAAGTCTGTAATAGCACTTCTTTCTGTAATCTCGAAAACAATGTTTTCAGGATTAATTTGATATTGCTCTAGTAAAGAAATCGTATGACCAGGAGTAAAATGAGGGTCATGGATCACTTGAGGGGTTAAATTTATAAATAGCTTTTGGTTTTGAAGTAAATTCCTACTTTGATATAAAGCTTGTTCTCGAGCAATTTTTTCAAGCGGATACAAAAAGCCTTCCTTTTCTGCAAATGAAAAGAGGGTAGAAGGGTAATGAAATTCACTATTTTCTGGGCCTCTTGAGAGTGCTTCATATCCATGAGTCTGTCCAGTTTGAAGACAAACAATAGGTTGAAATAATATTTTTATGGCTTTATTTTTAAGGATATCTCTAAATTCATTCCTTTTATGAGACATATTTACTAAAGAATGATTGTCTAGGTCCATAAGGTCCTCCATTAATAGCTTTGGAATACTCATAATATATTCTCCTTTGTAATGGTTCATCTCGCTGCAACGTTCGATAAAATCTTCTCTATTTCGACAATAACAGGAAATTGTTAAGGGAAAATGAAGATAATGTAAAGATAGTGTGTAAGAAAGATGTATTGTTTTATTTCAAAGATCAACTAAGTAGGCACCTAACTAGATCATGAAGCATAGATTATCAGTGTTAATAAAATATTGTCAGGAGGTTAGGGGTTTGGTTAAAAACACGAAAACATCACGCCGACCATTATTGTATATTAACCAACCGGAGTTTGAGAATGGATTCGTTCCTATGCAACAAGAGTTTGTTGTAAGCAAGAAAGCAAATAAGGTTGAAAATAGTAAAGAAGTTAAAGTAAAGGATCCGGAGCGTTTTGAAACTAAAGAGGTTTCCAAAGAGGAAAAGGAAGTTAGTACTTTAAAGCAGCCGAAAAGGAAAAGAGTATCAGAAATGAATATTGAAGAGAAAATACAGTTCTTTTTGAAATTACCTAATAATATGCCACGTACAATGTGTGAAATAGTTACAAAAGAAAAAAAGTATACAGGAATAATCCTTTCCTTTTCACATGAAGATGGCTTAGTAAGTCTTCGTACAATTAATAGTCCCGAAAGTTTAACAATACCTTTAGAAGATATTCATTCAATTCATGCTATAGGTTTTTAAGGAAAAAGAAGCTGGGCATAACTTATTGTTATTTCCAGCTTCTTTTTATAGTAGTTTACTATATTCATACATTTTATTTTTTTCTATCTCCTACACCAGCAACATTGTTGTTAACTAAACGTGGGTTTAAACATTGGATTGCGCAGAAGCAAGTTAAATCTACTTCGATACAAAAGTCTGTTTTTACAAGACCATTAACGTCACATACATCTACATCGCAGTCGTCAAAGTCAACAAGGTCACCGTTTCTTAATGGCATTAGTAAAGATAAAGTAGCACAGCAGTTACCTCTAATATCTTCTACTCTAAAGAATGGAGTCTTAAAGCAATCTCCACCCATCAACTCACCAACATTTCCGAATGCCTTTAGTAAATCACCTTTTTTTGTATAAAGAATAAATGGAATAGTATCACCAAGGTTTGCAACTGGAGATAATAAATTACTGAAACAGCTAGTTGGACATTGATCTTCTACAGCATCTTGCAAGTCTTTTATATTTTCAACGGCTTCACATACACAATTAAAGTCTTTTTCGAATCCCATATATTTTTCACTCCTGTTTCTTGATTTGTGTTATAACCTATTGTCCCTATTAGGATATTTGGGTACAAGTCTATTTGTGTTAGGCAGTGGCCTAACTTACACAAAATAGGCATTAATCCTTATGTAAAAAGAAAAAGGTGATTACCGGAAGTGGTAATCACCTTTTACTCTTTAATTAATAACGCTTATGACGGCGACGTTTATCAACTGCTACTCTGTCGACTAGTTCCGGTGATAAGCATTGGATTGCACAGAAGCAATCAAGGTCAACTTCAATACAGAAATCTGATTTCTCAAGTCCAAATAGATCATTGTCACAAGGATTTGTTACATTAATTGTGTCACCTTGGCTATCTACTGGTCTTAGTAAAGATAGTGTTGCACAGCAATCCTTCAGGTTTTCTACTCTGAAGAAAATAGTTTTGAAGCAAAGTTGATCATCAGTAAATCCACCAACATTACCAAATGCTTTGAATACGTCACCTTTTTTATCTAATAAAATAAAAGGAATTGTATCTCCTAATACGTTTGTTGGTGATAATAAGTTACTGAAGCAACTAGTAGGACATTCATCTACTACAGCTTCTTGAGCATCTAAAATTTGTTCGACTGCATCGCAAACACAGCTATCAAAACGGTCTTTTTTTCCACAACCCATTAATTTTCATCTCCTTTTTTTATTTGACTGTATCGTCCCTATTAGAATATGAAACTCACCTTTATTAGTGTGGGTCAATGTCCCGGAATTAAATAAATAGTATAATGAAGTTTCATATACAGCCTGTTTAATAAAAAGCAGGAATCATAAAAGATTCCTGCTTAAATTTTTAAAATTAAAGAATATCAATCTGAGCAACTAGTGCTACAAGTACTTGAAGTAAGACTTGAAGCGAAACAGCAACATCTGTATCAGTTGTAGTGACTTTAACATTTTTTGAGTTCTCAATAACTAGCTCTTGGAAGTTACCTTGTTTAATTTTTGATGTCTGCAATAAGTCTTGAGTTACTCTTTCTGCCTGTGCACTATCTGCAATTGAGATGCTAATGACAATCGCAATTGCTACTTGTAATGCTGCTTGCAATGAAACCGCAACTTGAGTGTCTGTTGTTTCAATTTCTATTTCACAAGAATCTCTAACAATGATTGTTTCTACTGAATCTTGTTTTATTTTATTTACTTGATCTGCTTCTTGTTCGACAACAGGGTCATTGAAAAACTCACGATCTCGTTGTCTTTCTTCAAAGGATTCAGCTTTCTCAGTTGGATGACAATCAGATGCATCAAGAGCATTCCAATTATATGATTTTGGTTTATCAGCCATTTTTAAATTCCTCCTTTACTGTTATATTTATATTTAATGTTAGTTGGGACAGTTTTGTATGAGTTATTTGTCCCTATAAAAACACCCATTTTTATTTATCTAGTAATTTTTTTCTTACTTTATCTCTAAGAGACGTAGTTTTTACATCCTCTACTTTTTCAGCAACTGCTTCTTCAGTTACCTTTTTTCCATTACCAGCGAGGAAGTTATCTACTTGATTTTTTAAATCCTCAACAACTTCTTTAATTTTCTGTTTTTGTTCATCAGTAAGTGAACGTTTTTTCTCATCAGTTACATTGTTTTTCTTGAATACGTCTGATACAAAAAGCTCCATTAACCCGGATGATAAACCAGTTAATTTTTCTTTGTTGTTATTTTCACTCATGTTTTTCACCTCTTTCCCCACGGATAGTCAATATATAACTATTCAAAAGTTGGAAATTGGTATAGGCATTGTCTCTAGACAATGAAAGAAACTTGTTATTGAAGAGGTATATTTGCACTAAAAAGAGTACCTAAAAGGTACCCTTATATAAGTGATTAACTATAGAATGTCAATTTGAGCGACAAGTGCTACTAGAACTTGTAACAATACCTGAATAGAAATTGCTACATCAGTATCAGTTGTTGTAACCTTTACACTTCTAGAGTTTTCAATTACTAGCTTTTGTTTATTAGATTGTTTAATTTTAGATGTCTGTAATAGTTCCTGAGTAACTGCCTCTGCTTTTGCATCATCAGCAATAGCAATACTTATTACTAGGGCAATTGCAACCTGTAAAGCTGCCTGTAATGATACAGCTACTTGAGTATCAGTTGTTTTTACAACAATATCGCAAGAGTCAATGATATGAATTGATTCATACGATTGTTGGGTAGTTTTATTCACCTGGTTAGCATCTTGCACCACTGCCTCATCTTTTACTTTGTGATTGCATGACTCAAGTGCACTAAACTTTTTCTTTTCCACTGAAATTCCTCCTTTCACGTTATATTTCTATTAAATGCACTAGACCCGTTTTTGAGTGGGGAAATGTCCCAATACAAGAGCACATTTTTTCTTTGTAGCATTTTTTGATTCAACCACGAACCTAGTAAAATACGAGTGAATAGCATTGAACTTTTGTTAATTATTTTGACTTGAGGTCTTTTAGAAGGCTTTTTAGGTTTGTTAATTCAGCTGCTTGTTTTTTCTTATATCCCTTTACTCTTTGTTTTTCCTTTAGTTTATTTAGTGCTAGCTCAAGAAGACGGTTAGAAGCGTTTTTGTAATCTGATAAGTTGCTCATTCTATCACCACCTTTATATAAATCTACAATATGTTTATTCACTGGTTGACTAAATGGACAGGGCTAAACACCAGGTCTATAAAAATCTGCGATTGATTATGTTCTGTCATTTTTGAAAACAATTCTTCGAAAGATATTGGTTTAACACCTGTGCAAAAGGTCTGCATAGTATAGGATGAGGTGAGGAATATGTATGTAGAGCTCATTTTTTATGGGAACTTTATACTAACCGCAATGGTTTACTTCTATATATACAGAGTTCGTAAGCTTATAGGGTTTCAATTAGGAATGAATATTTCTATCCTAGTTGGAGGTATGATGGGGATCTTGTCTGGAATATTGCTAATTTCAATGTACCCCTTTCATTTTGTGCCGGTAACAATGGTTTCCACCTTAATAGGGTTGGGAATTGGAGCATTATTTGGGGCACTATTTGATTATCAAACATTACTTACTGGTTTTAGTAATGGATTAATGATGGGGATTATGTCACCGATGCTTGGGGCAGTAGTTGAAGGTAGTTATTCAATTATCTTTTTTATAGAATTTGTATTTATTAGTTCAACAGTTTTAGTGATCACTTCAAGAAGACGATCATAGGAGTAATGATGCCAATGTTTTACTTTTTACTAAGTCTGTTATTGATCAATGCTTATATTGGATACAGAGGTTATTTTTTTCTCCAGAAAAAAAGGAAGTTGTATAATGAACGTTTTTCCATGGTTATTACAATGAGTGTTCCAACAATATTATCACTTGTCTTTGGCCTACTTATATCTTTTATAATACCATTCGATCTAGGATATACTCTTATGCTTGCATGTTTACTTGGGGCAGGTGTGGGCATTTCTTTTGGGTCATTTGTTAAGTGGGATACAATTTTGTCAGGGTTTTACAATGGAGTTTTAGGTGGAATGATGGGAACTATGCTTGGTGCAGTTGTTAAGGATCCAACAATCTGTGGGCTCCCGGCTGATGAGAATTTTAATATGATAATTAACAGCATATCTATCAATCTCTTTGGAACAGCTCTTTTACTACTTACATTTTGGTGTATACACTATCATTAGAAGTTTAAGGAGGCCTTAAATGCTATCAAAAAAAACAAAAGTAAGCTTACTTATACTACTGGTTGGGGCAATCATATTTTTAGGATATATGCTCTGGGTAATCAATCAACGTCTGCCAATTATTAATCAGGTTCAAGACGTACAATTTGAGTCTGTACTAAATAAGAATTTCAGCTTTCAAAATGACAAAGTAAAAGTAGTTGGATTCATCTATACAAAATGTCCAGATATTTGTCCAATGACCATGCAAGACCTTATAAAACTACAAGCAAGATTAAAAGAAGAACAATTATTTGGACTCAATGTACAAATTATCACAATAACTCTTGACCCGGAATTTGATACATCTATTGTTCTACGAAATTATGCTTCAAACTTTAATATAGACTCAGCAGGCTGGTTTATCTTGAGAGAGTCAGAGAGTGAAACAAGAAAAATTGCAAACGAATTTCAGATGAATTATAAAAAAAATGAAGCCGGGTTTATCGCCCATACTACAAAGCTATATATAGTAGATACTAAAAATAGAATTAGGTCTACACATGATATGAACATAGGCGGAAAAGAAGTAGAAATCGAAGAAATTATGATAAACATTAAAAAAGTAATAAAAGAACAAGCTTCTTGACTAGAGGCTTGTTCTTTTTCAGTAAATATATAGTACTACTATTTCCCTAACCATTCATTTTCATCACAAATGTCTGAATCCAGATTGTGTATAACTAACCTAGGATCTAGACATTGAATTGCACAAAAGCATGTTAAATCAACTTCAATACATATATCAGTATTTACTAGACGAC
This window contains:
- a CDS encoding EAL domain-containing protein, whose translation is MSIPKLLMEDLMDLDNHSLVNMSHKRNEFRDILKNKAIKILFQPIVCLQTGQTHGYEALSRGPENSEFHYPSTLFSFAEKEGFLYPLEKIAREQALYQSRNLLQNQKLFINLTPQVIHDPHFTPGHTISLLEQYQINPENIVFEITERSAITDFQAFKEVLNHYRSQGFKIAIDDAGAGYSSLQAISELEPDYIKVDRSLISGVDKTEVKNNILEAFVMFAKKMNSKVLAEGIETFEELEKVKELGIDFGQGYYLARPNNPVTPVLKHVKEFLQKGENKKKPVYVDINDEIVILNNGKELARTSAKFLL
- a CDS encoding monovalent cation:proton antiporter family protein translates to MEHGASVTSLVIVLVVAFLTPIVLHRLKLNIIPVVVAEIIVGLIIGKSGFDIVHQDIWLETLSMLGFIFLMFLSGLEIDFSAFARGKKKEKLPNGNDAPNTFVVSTIVFIGIFGLSLLLSYIFVWLGFTDNVFLMTLIISTISLGVVVPTLKDAQIMKKNIGQIILLIAVIADLVTMVLLAVFASIYGKGDSNMWLLLILFGAGVLLYFLGKYFRNQSFIETMSKGTIQIGTRAIFTLIIVLVALSESIGAENILGAFLAGVLVSLLSPNSDMVHKLDSFGYGFLIPIFFVMVGVQLDVWSLFEDPKILLLIPLLFIALVISKMLPILYLRKYYDWKTTIAAGALLTSTLSLVIAAATIGERMGIIDARMSGALILVAVITSIVTPIWFKKLFPKQESKGPKIKVAFIGANQMTLPVTRELNSHLYETTMYHVKQEKNGEKFSDSVFNIVEVSDYRIETLKELNVFDVDVLVVAIGDDQKNGEIAVFAKEFGIERVIARIETPDLNKSLKEQNIEVFSMLMSTTTLLRALIEAPSVMNILTNQETTLYQINMNNTKFNGVALRNFPFTGDVIFVRIFRGKDSIVPHGDTELKLGDRLILTGSREYVDELKVEMEFSRGLL
- a CDS encoding spore coat protein: MADKPKSYNWNALDASDCHPTEKAESFEERQRDREFFNDPVVEQEADQVNKIKQDSVETIIVRDSCEIEIETTDTQVAVSLQAALQVAIAIVISISIADSAQAERVTQDLLQTSKIKQGNFQELVIENSKNVKVTTTDTDVAVSLQVLLQVLVALVAQIDIL
- a CDS encoding spore coat protein gives rise to the protein MGFEKDFNCVCEAVENIKDLQDAVEDQCPTSCFSNLLSPVANLGDTIPFILYTKKGDLLKAFGNVGELMGGDCFKTPFFRVEDIRGNCCATLSLLMPLRNGDLVDFDDCDVDVCDVNGLVKTDFCIEVDLTCFCAIQCLNPRLVNNNVAGVGDRKK
- a CDS encoding spore coat protein → MSENNNKEKLTGLSSGLMELFVSDVFKKNNVTDEKKRSLTDEQKQKIKEVVEDLKNQVDNFLAGNGKKVTEEAVAEKVEDVKTTSLRDKVRKKLLDK
- a CDS encoding spore coat protein; this encodes MKGGISVEKKKFSALESCNHKVKDEAVVQDANQVNKTTQQSYESIHIIDSCDIVVKTTDTQVAVSLQAALQVAIALVISIAIADDAKAEAVTQELLQTSKIKQSNKQKLVIENSRSVKVTTTDTDVAISIQVLLQVLVALVAQIDIL
- the fabI gene encoding enoyl-ACP reductase FabI — encoded protein: MTISLKDRTYVVMGVANKRSIAWGIARSLHDAGAKLIFTYAGERLEKSVRELADSLGQESLVLPCDVTNDEDIKKCFATIKEEVGSIDGLAHCIAFANKEELEGDYMNTTRDGFLLAHNISAYSLTAVVKEAKDLMSEGGSIVTLTYLGGERVLPNYNVMGVAKASLEASVKYLASDLGKNGIRVNSISAGPIRTLSAKGVSDFNSILKTIEEKAPLRRTTTQEEVGDTAVFLFSQLSRGITGENIHVDSGYHILG
- a CDS encoding SCO family protein; its protein translation is MLSKKTKVSLLILLVGAIIFLGYMLWVINQRLPIINQVQDVQFESVLNKNFSFQNDKVKVVGFIYTKCPDICPMTMQDLIKLQARLKEEQLFGLNVQIITITLDPEFDTSIVLRNYASNFNIDSAGWFILRESESETRKIANEFQMNYKKNEAGFIAHTTKLYIVDTKNRIRSTHDMNIGGKEVEIEEIMINIKKVIKEQAS
- a CDS encoding spore coat protein; the protein is MGCGKKDRFDSCVCDAVEQILDAQEAVVDECPTSCFSNLLSPTNVLGDTIPFILLDKKGDVFKAFGNVGGFTDDQLCFKTIFFRVENLKDCCATLSLLRPVDSQGDTINVTNPCDNDLFGLEKSDFCIEVDLDCFCAIQCLSPELVDRVAVDKRRRHKRY